The window GGCTCCATCTTGAGTTGCACGGACCACGGCACGTTCAGAGGTGGATTTGTACGAGAACAGCGCAAGAGATACGGGCGTAAGCGGCTGGTTGAAGGCCCTCTGCACCTCGATGAACCTGTGGTCGTGGTCGACGATATTCTCAACAGCGGTCACAGTACGCTGCGCACGGCATCGCTCCTGCGCAGCGAGGGCTACCGCGTGGAGGGAGCCCTCACCCTGTTTAACTTCACCTGGAGCGAAGGCCGACGACTGCTTGAGACGAATGGCCTGTGGGTCGACTCGCTACTCGATCTCAATCTGAAAAGCGCCGGACCCAGCGAATCGGATTCTCCACCCCTGTCCCACGAGCATGAAGCCCATCCTGAAGAGACGGATATGGCGAGGTAAGTCCCGAAAGGACGCGTTGCCCGCTCCCGCGGGCTCCGACCAGCATGACCTCGCCGAAATGTCGTTCCTCGAACACCTCGAAGAATTTCGCTGGGCACTGATCAAAGGCATCGGCAGCATCGTGGTGGTCACCATTGTCTGCTCGTTCTTCAGCTCATGGATCATCGACGTTCTGCTCATGGGCCCGGCGAAGTCCGACTTCTTTGTGTACCGGATACTCGGCATGGAGGCGGAAGAGCTTGTTCTCCAGAATCGAACGATCACGGGTCAGTTCTTCGCCCATATCGGGACGATCATCGCGGTGGGCATCGTTCTTGGATCGCCCCTGTTCGTCTACTTCATGTGGCGCTTCATGGAGCCCGGCCTCTACCCGACCGAGAAATCAGGACTTCGGTTCGCTGCCGCGTTCGCGACGATCTTCTTCATGCTCGGGATTGCCTTCGGTTACTGTGTTGTGACGCCGTTTGCCCTTCAGTTCTTTGCCAACTACCAGATCTCCGATCTGATCATCAACGAGTTCGATATTACGAAGTACTTCGGCATGGTCACGTTCTGGGCCTTCGGTGCCGGCGTGCTGTTCGAACTACCCGTTGTCGTCTATTTCCTCGCCAAGGTGGGCATCCTCACCCCTGAGATCATGCGAAAGTACAGGAAGTATGCTCTCATCGTGACACTCATTCTTGGGGCGTTTTTTACTCCGCCGGACCCTGTTTCGCAAGTCCTCGTGGCCATTCCGCTTCTCATTCTGTACGAAATGTCGATCCGCGTCGCTGCGGTAGTGACACGCAGGCGTGAGAAGGAGCTTGAAGCGGCCCTGGCGTGAGCAGTTTTTGCGGCATGAATTGAACCGCACTGGCAGCCCGACGTACGCTCGAATACCCTCCAACCCATCCCTGCAAAAGATGATTAAGAAGCACCATGCGTGGGCGGGACTCGCCGGAGTGCTCATCGTTGCATCGTTCCTTGCCGGAGCATTCTGGCCACGTGATGATGACTTTTTCGCCATCAGGAAGAGCTTCGAGATTTTCGGCGGTGTGTACGAGGAACTCGTCGCGAACTACGTTGACCGTGTGGATCCCGAGCGACTCATGAGAACGGGCATCGGCGCGATGCTCGAAGAACTGGATCCGTATACCGTGTTCTTTGATGAAGCCGACAACGCGGATATGGACATCATCACGCGCGGCTCATACGGAGGAGTCGGGCTGAACGTGGGATTGAGAAACGGACGAATCACCGTCATTGCACCCGTGGAAGGGGCAAGCGGATACAAGCAGGGGGTACGTGCCGGCGACGTGATCTCGACGGTCGGCGGTCGCAGCACAAGGGACCTTTCGCTGTCCGACGTACAGACGCTGATGCGCGGTGAGCCCGGAACGACCGTGGACGTTTCGGTGGAACGAGAGGGCGTCCCGGGTGGGCTCGATTTTGTGTTGACCCGCGAGCAGGTCAAGCTTCACAATGTCACCTACTCAGGGTTGATTCCCGGATCGCGTGTGGGCTATGTGAAGCTCGAGCGATTCGCTCAGGGTGCCGGCCGGGAAGTCCGCGATGCGATCAACGGACTTCGCGAAAGCGGCGAACTCGATGGTGTTGTCCTGGATCTTCGTGATAACCCCGGTGGTCTGCTGGACGAAGCCGTAGAGATTACGGAGTTGTTTGCCCCCAGGGGCGCCACGATTGTGTCCACGAGCGGACGCCAACCCGAGACCAAACGAGTGTATGCGGGTCGCAAAGCGCCGCTCGTGCAGGACACGCGGCTCGCGATTGTAACGAACGGCGTCAGCGCCTCTGCTAGCGAGATCGTGGCAGGTGCTATGCAAGACCTCGACCGCGGCGTAGTGGTCGGCACGACGACGTTCGGAAAGGGGCTAGTCCAGATCGTTCGCGGCCTGCCGTACAACACGTCGCTGAAGCTCACAACTTCGCGCTACTATACTCCAAGCGGACGGAGCATTCAGTCCATAGCATACCGTTTCGGCCACGACCCGCATGAGCTCCGGCGAGACTCTACTGAGGCCCGGTACAAGACATCCGGCGGTCGCCCTGTGCGAGCCGGCTACGGTGTCGAACCTGATGTCTCAGTCAACGACGAGCCGTCTGCGCTCGAGCAGGCACTGAGAAGACGTGCGGCATTCTTCTTCTTTGCGAACCACTATGCCGCCGCAGAGCCAACGGTACCCGAGGATTTCCAACCGGATGACAGACTTATCCGGGACTTCCGCGACTGGCTCGCAAGGCAGGATTTCACGTACGAATTGCCCATCGAGCAAAAGATCGCGGCGATCGAATCGACGTTGACGGATGAAGGTCTCCAGGAGGTACGCGATGAACTCGACCAGGTGCGGTCGGCCGTTGGATCCATCAAGGAACAGGAGTTCGACAGGA of the Rhodothermales bacterium genome contains:
- a CDS encoding S41 family peptidase, translated to MIKKHHAWAGLAGVLIVASFLAGAFWPRDDDFFAIRKSFEIFGGVYEELVANYVDRVDPERLMRTGIGAMLEELDPYTVFFDEADNADMDIITRGSYGGVGLNVGLRNGRITVIAPVEGASGYKQGVRAGDVISTVGGRSTRDLSLSDVQTLMRGEPGTTVDVSVEREGVPGGLDFVLTREQVKLHNVTYSGLIPGSRVGYVKLERFAQGAGREVRDAINGLRESGELDGVVLDLRDNPGGLLDEAVEITELFAPRGATIVSTSGRQPETKRVYAGRKAPLVQDTRLAIVTNGVSASASEIVAGAMQDLDRGVVVGTTTFGKGLVQIVRGLPYNTSLKLTTSRYYTPSGRSIQSIAYRFGHDPHELRRDSTEARYKTSGGRPVRAGYGVEPDVSVNDEPSALEQALRRRAAFFFFANHYAAAEPTVPEDFQPDDRLIRDFRDWLARQDFTYELPIEQKIAAIESTLTDEGLQEVRDELDQVRSAVGSIKEQEFDRNRDRIGELLRSEIVSRYHGERAQIRSSIATDAFIQEAVRVLTDPDRYNAILSPR
- the tatC gene encoding twin-arginine translocase subunit TatC, whose translation is MSFLEHLEEFRWALIKGIGSIVVVTIVCSFFSSWIIDVLLMGPAKSDFFVYRILGMEAEELVLQNRTITGQFFAHIGTIIAVGIVLGSPLFVYFMWRFMEPGLYPTEKSGLRFAAAFATIFFMLGIAFGYCVVTPFALQFFANYQISDLIINEFDITKYFGMVTFWAFGAGVLFELPVVVYFLAKVGILTPEIMRKYRKYALIVTLILGAFFTPPDPVSQVLVAIPLLILYEMSIRVAAVVTRRREKELEAALA